Genomic window (Staphylococcus debuckii):
GATATTAGGTGTTGGCAAGCCCATAAATGAGAGTTGAGAACCGTCTGTACCGCCTCGAATAGGTTCAGTATTTGGTTCGATTCCAAGTTTTTTGAAGACACGTTTAGGAACTTCAATCACTTCAGGTACTTCATTTATTTTTTCAGCCATATTATGGTATTGATCGAACATATCAACCTCAACAGGGTTATTATGATAATCTGCATTGATTTGATCGCGGATTTCTAATAAGCATGCTTTGCGTGCTTCAAAACGTTCGCGGTCATGATCACGAATAATATACTTCAACTGGGCTTTTTCTGTACTGCCGTTAAAGTTCATTAAGTGGAAGAAACCTTCGTAACCTTCAGTTTTTTCCGGTACTTCGTCTTCTGGCAGCAAGCTGTCGAAACGCTCACCTAATTTGATTGCATTGACCATTACATCCTTTGCAGAACCTGGATGCACGTTTACTCCATGACAAGTAATATTGGCTTCAGCAGCGTTAAAGCTTTCGAATTGCAATTCGCCATATTGGCTGCCGTCCATAGTATAAGCAAAATCCGCATTAAAGCGATCTACATCAAATTTATGAGGACCGCGACCGATTTCTTCATCAGGTGTAAAGGCAACACGGATACGACCATGTTTGACCTCAGGATGTTCGACTAAGTAAGTCAATGCGGTCATGATTTCGGCAACACCCGCTTTATCATCAGCGCCTAATAAAGAAGTGCCGTCTGTAATCATCAAAGTATGACCTTCTACTGATTTCATAGCAGGGAAGACATCTTGATTTAATTCACGGTCAGTATCGCCGAGTTGAATCGATTTCCCATCGTAGTTTTCAATGATTTGCGGTTTCACGTTTGAAGCATTGAAATCATGAGAAGTGTCCACATGTGCTAAGAAGCCAACTGTCGGTACTTCATCAGCAATATTGCTTTCTAATGTGGCAAATAAATAACCATTATCATCTATATCAGTTTGCAGACCTAATTCTTCCAATTCTTGTTTCAGCAGATTCAATAAATCCCATTGCTTTTCAGTAGATGGTGTAGTTTCTGAATCTGGGTCAGATTGAGTATCAATCTCAGCATAACGTTTGAGTCTATCGATTAATTCTTGTTTCACTTTTATGCACCCCTTAACTTCTATTATTCATATTAAATGGTTTATGATATGACTTGCCTTTCATTTTACCATAATTAGCTAGGATACGATTGTAAGTATGATAGGCAATCTCGGCGCAGAGAATACCGAAAGCAATCGCTCCTGAAATTAAGGTTACTTCTAAGAAAGTATTAACAGCATGTGTATATTGGTTTGTAACTAAGAAGCGTGTCGCCTCATATGCTGCGCCCC
Coding sequences:
- the pepT gene encoding peptidase T, translating into MKQELIDRLKRYAEIDTQSDPDSETTPSTEKQWDLLNLLKQELEELGLQTDIDDNGYLFATLESNIADEVPTVGFLAHVDTSHDFNASNVKPQIIENYDGKSIQLGDTDRELNQDVFPAMKSVEGHTLMITDGTSLLGADDKAGVAEIMTALTYLVEHPEVKHGRIRVAFTPDEEIGRGPHKFDVDRFNADFAYTMDGSQYGELQFESFNAAEANITCHGVNVHPGSAKDVMVNAIKLGERFDSLLPEDEVPEKTEGYEGFFHLMNFNGSTEKAQLKYIIRDHDRERFEARKACLLEIRDQINADYHNNPVEVDMFDQYHNMAEKINEVPEVIEVPKRVFKKLGIEPNTEPIRGGTDGSQLSFMGLPTPNIFTGCDNFHGPFEYASIDVMERAVEVILGIAEEIAQPTTK